The stretch of DNA tattttttgaagGTTGTGGGGTTTTACTTATTTAGGGTCTTTTCTCTTGGAATGGGGTGTGGGTTGTAGCTTTCAACTCCTATAGGAATCATCTAACTCTTCAATGTCAGTAATTAATTTATTGTCTTGTGCTTGTGCCTGCTGTTTGTAACAGCAGCCAAATTGTTGACAGGTGATAAATGGAATAAGAATGGGATCAGAAATGAAGGTAATGTTTTAGGCAGAGCAGTTAGGGTGAGGTGGCCCATAAAGAATATGACTGGAGTTCACCACAGGCCAGGAACTGGGGACTTGAAAGTGTGTGTGTGGTTGTTCAGCTACTGGGCAGGAGCAGTGTACAGaccctgggcaggaggagctgtgctggctaCATAGGACGAGGAGGGGAGGTTTTAGGCTGGCAATTGATAGGTGCCTCTTGTGACATGTGTTGCCTAGCTGTTTCCTCTCATTCCAGCACAGACCAGGTGAAAGGTGTGATGACGCTGCAGGGAGATGCACTGTGTCAAGCTGTGAGTACTTGCAACGTTTCTTGCTTTGTACGGCAGTGGGTGGGTGTCACCCTTATCAGCCTTTGATCACCTCAGGGAGGGAGGTCACCCTGGCTTTGTGTTACCAGTGATCAGTGTTCTTTGTCAGTTCTCCCTAATTGATATCCCCTTCTACCACCACCACGTGGTGCTGAGTGCTGTAGTCAACTTCCACTGGGATTCCTTGCCTTCACCACCTTTGTTGTGTAATAACAAGTTGGCCTGGGGACCTTCTGGGCTGAGGTCATGTGTCCTGCTAGGATCCTGATTCACTCAGTGCATTTCAACCTATTCTTTGTATTAATATCATCCTGTGGAAGCACTGAggttctggctgtgccaggattgCAGAAGGCAGTTTGCTAGGATGGTCTGGAAGAAGGGAATGTGACTGCCAGCCCCCATCTTTTGCATACAGGCATTTCTTGCTCTcatgtgtttgtttcttttttcaagGATGTTAATCTGAAAATGCCCAGAAACAATCAGCTCCTGCATTTTGCATTCCGGGAAGACAAGCAGTGGAAATTGCAGCAGGTACCTGTTGGCTCTAGATGCCCACCCATCCACAGCCTCAGTGCTCTCTGAGCAGTAACTTTAGTCTTTTGAGATTGTTATGTCCATTCCACATGAGCTACAGTGGTAAAAGCTAAAGGAGAAAGCAGGTGTAATTAAATCAGTTAAATTGAGTTGGGGTGCCTGGGTGGGCTCATTCCCTAGACACCAGTTGATCTGAAGGCTGTCTGCATAGCAGTCATGATCCTGTAAAGGAGTGCCTGAGGTGCCTGTGCAGGACTGTCCCATGTTACCACAAGCTAGAAGGGCAAAGAGCAGCTTCAGGGGCTTGGAGTAGCATGTTCTCATTCTCTTACAGATGCATTTGTTTACACTGAGAACAAATTATTGTGTTCAGTAGCATGTCTGAGTTCCCTCAGGTAAGGAGTTGAAATAATGCAGCTGTCCAGAACCAGAATCTCTTTCCCATCATTTTCTGGGACATACCTGATTTCAGGACCTGACCTAGTATCTGAAGACATGGTTTGCCTCAATTTATCACAGCTGAGTAGGTTGGAGGAAGATGGATTCAATGTATTTCCTCGTGCCATAGCTCAGGTTTTTCTACGGGATGAGTGCATTTGGCATTGAGTGCAGTTCCCAACATCTGCTTTAGCAGTGAAAGCTCTACTATCAAATTTGTAGAAATCTAGAAAATTGCGTACTTGGGATGTTAATACCAGACTTGACTGTGTTTGTTTATGCCTTGCAACAAAGCAAGAAAGTTTTTGTGACAGCACTCAGTAGTGCCTCCTCTTTTGTGGCTGTTTTGTACTGCGGCCTGGTTGGAAGACTTCAATCAGCTTTTATGGAAGACAGCTTCCTTTATTTACTTGCATTTTGTGTTCTAACGTTGTTCAGATATGAGTGTGAGTGCCTAAAGGACTGAGTGCAGAAGCATTTAAAGTGGTTATATGGTGATCTTtggcctgtctgaattaaaaattAGCATCTCAAAGGAGTGTCTTCCCTTACCGAGTGGTGATAGTTGGAGTTTTATTTCTCTGTACAAAGTGAAGTCATGGGTAAGAAGTTGTAGTGCAGGCACATTTTTGAGGAACACAAGTGCAGGCACATAAATTTTGAGGAAGTTAATTAGAAAAGAAATCAGAGTCAAGGGGGAATATGAATGGAGCATCATAACAGCAGGGTTGGCATTGTTTGGTTGGTAGTGCTACCAGGAGCAGTTTAGCTTGCTCAGAAGCCTCTAGGAGATTTCAAGGCTGGAGATGCTGGTATTTGGAGATGTTCAAGTAGCTGCAGTCTCTCTGCAGTCCGACAGTGGACTTACCATTCTCACTCTTCTCTCTGTGGCCTCCAGTGCAAGAGCTTTCTTAGAGCAGGGCTGTTCTGTATTCTCTGAGCTCTGCATTAGAAGGAACCAGAGCCAGGTCTATGCCAGGGAGGCTTCTACAAGGATGTAGAGCTGGGAGCTGTGACTGCTGGAGGGCATTGTAAATATATCAAACTACAAATACCCCAAGCTGTGTAGCCTGTCTCCCAGCAGACACTTCTTGTACAAGCTTCTCTGCTTAGCACCCTCTAATTTACTCCTTGGGTTTGTTTTTCCATTTTCATGCTGCTCCCTAAAATTGAACGCAGTCAGCTTCTCCCAGGGCCATTGTCTTCCTCTGGTTTGTCGTTGCTCTCATGAAAGCAAGGATACACCTGTCAACCTTGCTTTTGTGACTGTGTTCCTCTTGCTTGAGAGGAACTTGAGCCAGCTGTGTCCTGAGTCTGGTCCGGTCCCACACAATGGCACAGCTTCTTGATGCTGGAGATGACTCTCAATCCCAACAATTTCACTTTAAAGTACTCTTTGATACTGatattgacagagacactgtatTAGAAATCAGTGCTTGTTGTTCATTGATGTCATTTGTTTTAGCTCTGATAGGATGAAATCATTGTTCATGGTGCTGGAACTGACTGCTGTATGCCATTACCAGTGAGAATTCCTACCAAGCAGTCATAGTCAGAGCACTCCCAGGATGAGAATGCCTGATGTCACTTCAGGACAGGAGCAATATTTGTACTGACAATCCAGGTTGTAGCTGTCAGACTGTTCTGTATCTCCAGTCCATGAGTGGAGAACCCAGTAATGCTTCTGGGAACCAGTGGTAGGTTTGTGTTAGACAGTATCTGACATTTAGACATGGCATTACATTTGAGAAGACACCATTCTTAAGATCAGTGAGATAACTGGGGAAACCTTTACTTCCGAGTACATGTTCTTACAGGGTGTTTCTTTCATAGGACTGTATTTGTACCTTTGCAGATCCAGGACGCTAGAAACCATGTGAACCAAGCCATTTATCTGCTTATGAACAGAGATGCGAACTACCAGTTCAAAACAGGCTTGGAGGTGCTCAAGGTGAGGAGAAAGCTCCTGATGCTTGGGTAGGAACATGCATTTTTCTTCCCTCCATTTGTTGTTTTAAACACAGTTAATGCAGATGACTGTCTGAGTCTCTTAGTGGAAACAGACTTAATAGTTGTACCCATGCATACCCATGTCAAGCAGTGTCCACGTGACCTCATATTTTATATGCATCTGTACTAGTTTAGCATTAGTAACAGGGCTGTACATCCTGGTGAACAGTAATCTGAGCAGTCACTGCACCGTTACACACCAGTGATAATGTAGGAGGATATTCCTTGATCTTCTGTGGATGATGTTGTTACATAACTTACTCTCTGTTGATCAGTGCTGCAGGCAAGAGCAGCAGTGAGGCAGCCATCAGTAAACAGAAGATGACAGTACTTGTGATTTACTGAAAATCTGAAAGTGGCTTCTCTCTTGCCAGTAGTATTTTCTGGGGTCTaatacagagcagctgctgcatggCAGTGAAGCCCAACCTTCTGCTTGAAAATGCTCTCTGAAGGCAACAGAATTTTGGCTTGCTTATTAGAATTCATCACATCATCAAACATGAGAAAACTCAAGTGGAAGTGAGGGGAGATATTAGTCATTATACAAAATGCCTTCATCTTAGCAGTCATGAGGTCTGTAACAGACATGTTGCTTCCCCTTTTTTTCTGGAAGAGGAAGTCTGCCTGAAGAACCTTTGAACTGTGGTTTCTGGCAGGATTGGCCTCACAACGAGCTGGTTCTTTTTATTTACTGCCTCACTCATAGCTGGTtatgagcagagggagcccatGCAGCAGTTGGACCTGTGATGTGTGAGTGGGGACACGGAGAATACAGCTTGTTTTTACCTTAATGTGTGTTCTTCTGAAGAGCTGATGATGAGTTTGTTGATGCCTTTGTAGCATCAGTAATTGATCTCATGTTGGCTTGGTATTCTTGTCATGAACAGCTGTTCTCTCAGCATTCGCTGGTATTGAACACTCCTGACCTGTCTCATAAGTCTCTGATGGTGGTGAAAGTTAAACTGCATTTATGTGGGAGCCAGCCCTTCCCATTAAGTTCCCGAATTCCTGGAAGGATGGGGGGTAGTGGCAATTGTTGTTTTAACACTTGCAGAAGGCTGTAGGATTCTGCAGCACTCTGCCCAGAGCTGTCCAGGAATCACACTCAGCAGTGGTTCTGTACATTACCTTGTAGCTTATGGATGCTGTGatgttgcagctctccagagcCCGAAATCGACTGACCACTCCTGCCACTCTGACACTACCAGAAATTGCCTCCAGTGGTCTCACAGTAAGTATGTGATGGTCTAGATCTCTATACAGGTCTGGCAGCATTGCAACAGTTTGGATACTGGGCTGCATCTTGGTGGAAGTGGGTTTCTGAAGTGTCTCCTGAGGCAGAACTGAAGCAAGTGCAAATCCTGATTGGTTTTGACTGTTCTTTATcttcctgtgggaatgcagatGACTTGGGTATGAGGACTCTGGTTCTCTTGAGAATAAGTTCTGTTCTCTGCCCGAGAGTCTTGTCCAGGGATGATTTGCCCTTGTGAACACTGCTCCATCCTCTCTTGTCACTCTCATGCATGTATCATTTGATCAAGAGCAGTGAGAGCAACAGTCATTTTCTGCAGCTGCTCAGTCTTTGTTTCTCTCCTAATGTTTTTCTTTTGACATGGGGTAATTGTAGTGTGGCTTGGGAAAAGGGAATGATTTCCCAGCATTAGAAATTATGATCTTTTCACTGACAAACTAATTTTCTTGCCAGAAAATGTTCACTCCTGTGCTGCCTCCAGACATCCTTGTGAATTTCTATATTAATTTGAACAAGCTGTGCCTCACTGTCTACCAGCTCCACGTGATGCAGCCCAGCACAACCAAGGTGATGCCTGCTATCTCATGAGCCTTGTTTAGTTTCCTCTCCTGACGTTCCACTGTGAGGAGGAGATCACACTGCTACCTGGTGCAATGTTATGTTCATAAGATAATGCAGAAATAAGTTTAGCTGGTACTAAGTGTGTTTAGGTCTGCTGCACACAGAACACTGATTCTAAATCTACTTTGGGGCATGGCTGCTTAGCCCAGAAGAACATACCAGTGCTCTGGAGTAAGGCATTTTTTAGCAAATACTTTAAATACAGTTTGATAATTTTGTGGCATAATTATATTAATCCAGTTTAATCTGAGTAGCACATTGGGTTTCCTCATGGAATTTCGATAGATAGTTTTCTGCTTCACCTGTTGCATGGGTCAACTTGATGTCCTGTAAAAACAGCCTTAAACTCTTAAGCTTTATGAAATGCAGTCCTTCCATAAGGAAGATTTTCCTAAAAATCTAGATTTTGTTTCTCTTCTGGATCTTCTAATCTTATTTCTGTAGTGATAACATTTGTTGCTACATTGAACTCAGCCAATGAAGGAATGAACTCCTTTCAtgaaggagcaggaagggttcTAACTAAAGGGATTTCATATTGTTGGAGGGTCCAGGCTAATAGAGCATGGGTGTTTCTTGATGTCAGGCTACTGAAAGTGTGAGCCTTAATTGTCTTTCTTCTAAGTGGTTCATTTACTACATCAAAATCCTAATCACCTTTTCCTTCTCTAGAACTTCAAGCCTGCTGGAGGGTCTGTTTTGCACAATCCTGGGGCCATGTTGTAAGTACAGTCACTACAAGGGTAGTGTACCTGGATAACAGGTGTTGGTATGTCTTGAGGGTGAAATCCGAACACCTACATGCAGTTTCTCTTATAGCATCTCTGAAGTGGAAAACCTCAATTGAGTCACGTGCTGTACCTGTGAATGCTCTGTTGTGTCTTTTGAATGACTTGGTCCTAAAGGCCAGAATATGTGAATTTCCAGGATTCAGCCCATCTAGACAGTACCACTAGTTTATCTAGAGATGAGAGTTTACAACAAAAATGAGTGTTTGGTTATTGGCATTGCCATCTGCATTCCCTGCCTCTGTCCTTGTCTGGAATGAAGGGAAGTTCCTAACTTCACCCTTTAGCTTAACTGTAAATCTGGTCAGAGGTCGACTTGAGTGTTTGCATTCTGTAACTTTGCCAGGTGCTGATCATCATAATCTCTCCGATGGGAATGTAGGACAGTTGAGTTCTATGCTGTTGTGTGTGAAGCTGTGCTCTTTCCCCCCTCTCCAGTGAGTTTGGCAGCCAGCGATATGAAGTCAGCCATGTCCATAAAGTGGAATGTGTTGTCCCATGGTTAAATGATGCCCTTGTCTTCTTCACAGTTTCACTgcagctttgccagcagctgaagGATAAGGTAATGGCCTTGAAAAAGGGCCTTTGTTTTTAACTCTGGGTTTTGAGAGGACCTCAGATCTGATGTGGTGATGTTCTGTTCAGCTTGCTGAAAATAAGGGATGAGTGAGTGTTCTGGAGCCAGGGAGCTTGCTGGTGCTACCTAGCAAGCAGCCATAGGATAAGTATAGTGGTGTAGCAGATGTCTGCTGACCTGGTGACTAGATGGAAAGGTGCTAGCAGACACTTCTGTGTTCTCAGTCATGAGGTGGATGAGACAAAACAGGCAACCTAGATTTCAGTAGATCAGTGCTCAGTTCCAGCTCTGCAACTGTCACCTTGAGCAAGTAACTTTGTGCTCCTTGAGTGACAGCAACAGCAAACCTGCTCTTCAGTAGTGCGGTGCTGAAGTGTGTAATGCCGTGAAGCCAAGCCCTCCCTCACACATTATGTGCTCCTTTTTTTGTGGTCCAAGGGGTATAGGAACTTACCTGCTTTTGTTCTTGCTTTCCAGATTTCCGTTTTCTCCAGTTACTGGAATTACAGGCCATATTAATTCTCTGTGGAATGGTCTAAGCCTTTACAGTACTTCGAGTGTCTCTCTCTGTTCTCTCATGCCAGCTGAGTCCAGGTCAGCCTGAGGAGTGCTGGGGTTCACTGCCGTATGCCCTGCACTGGGCAGGGTCAGTGTATCCAGAGACACAGCTTTAGTAGCCTTGTCTGGGATTGCTGCATAAGAAGGGCACCAAGTAGTGCTGTGTGATTGCCAGGAGCTTGCATCAGTCCCTCTTGTGCATTGTGTGGCTGACACTTCCCAGACCCCTGATAAGTTACACAGGTCTGTTAAAAGGGATAGGTGCTCTGGACCACCCTCACTAACTAGATCTGTGCATTGTGCTGTAACTAACTCCTTGACTGTGAGGTGGCTGGAAAGGGGGGAAAACAGACTAACTTAACACACCTCTTAAAAGGTAGGGCATATGGCTCCCTGTAATGAAATATGTTTCTCTTATCTGGTCCAGCTGTGCTTATAACTAACCCTTCCCCTGCCTGTTCTGCCCATCCCTATGTTACTGATTCCCCTTTGGGGATGCTCTTACTTGCTGCTGTTTGAATTCTCTCCCCCCTCATCCAGCATCAATGTGATAATTAATTTTTTCCCTGAGCCCTAGTTGGGCCAATTGGTATTTTCCAGGTTTAGTATCTTGTTTTCTCTACCAGCCTTTGGAGTTGCCCTGGTGCAGTCTTTCATCTTGTCATTAAATGCAAAGTGAGTACCTTGTGCAGTCTTTCATCTTGTCATTAAATGCAAAGTGAGTACCATGTTGCTACTATGATTTGCTTCATATGGATGCT from Melospiza melodia melodia isolate bMelMel2 chromosome 18, bMelMel2.pri, whole genome shotgun sequence encodes:
- the ROGDI gene encoding protein rogdi homolog isoform X1, whose translation is MAAAMATQGERAVLEEEFKWLLQEEVHAVLRQLQDILKEASHRFALPTSGSGGAVKQENFVLSTSGTDQVKGVMTLQGDALCQADVNLKMPRNNQLLHFAFREDKQWKLQQIQDARNHVNQAIYLLMNRDANYQFKTGLEVLKLMDAVMLQLSRARNRLTTPATLTLPEIASSGLTKMFTPVLPPDILVNFYINLNKLCLTVYQLHVMQPSTTKNFKPAGGSVLHNPGAMFEFGSQRYEVSHVHKVECVVPWLNDALVFFTVSLQLCQQLKDKISVFSSYWNYRPY
- the ROGDI gene encoding protein rogdi homolog isoform X2, with product MAAAMATQGERAVLEEEFKWLLQEEVHAVLRQLQDILKEASHRFALPTSGSGGAVKQENFVLSTSGTDQVKGVMTLQGDALCQADVNLKMPRNNQLLHFAFREDKQWKLQQIQDARNHVNQAIYLLMNRDANYQFKTGLEVLKLSRARNRLTTPATLTLPEIASSGLTKMFTPVLPPDILVNFYINLNKLCLTVYQLHVMQPSTTKNFKPAGGSVLHNPGAMFEFGSQRYEVSHVHKVECVVPWLNDALVFFTVSLQLCQQLKDKISVFSSYWNYRPY